CTTTTTCGACCCTATGGAAAGGACGTTCACCAATTGGACGAAAGAACAAGGGCTTCTTGCCGCCAGTTTCAATCCGAACGCCGCTATCCACACCCACGACGGCACATTGATATTCGGGAGCAACGATGGAGCGATTGTCCTCCACGACAACATCAAACTGCCTAACGAGTTTTATAATCACATCGTGTTTACTGACCTGAAAATCATGTACCGCACTGTACATCCCGACGAAAAAGACTCGCCCCTTTCCCGTCCTCTTGACCAGACCGAGCAAATAAAACTAAGATACGACCAAAACACATTTTCGCTTAACGTATCGTCTATCAATTTCGACAATCCTTCCAATGTCGCTTACACATGGAAGCTGGAAGGATTTTACGACCAATGGTCACCAGCCACCACCGACGGGCTTATCCAATACACCAACCTCTCGCCAGGAAACTACACGCTACGCGTACAAGCCATACTGACCGACAGCCATCAATTAATAGAAGAACGGGACATCCGCATCCTGATAGGCCGTCCGGCATGGCTTACCTTTTGGGCATTCTTAGGCTATGCGCTCATCATCATCGGCATCACATGGCTCATCGTACGCATCAAAATGATTCGCCACGAAAAACAAGTGTCACAAGAGAAAATCAATTTCTTTGTCCATACGGCACACGACATCCGCACCCCGCTAACTCTTATCAAAGCCCCGTTAGGTGAAATCCTAAAAGACGAGCCACTGAGCGAACAAGGAGTGAGAAATCTTAACCTTGCCATGCAAAATACAGAAAACTTGTCTGAACTGGCAAATAACCTTATCAATTTCCAGAAAGAAAGTTATTACAGCCCACAGGCTACTGTATCACGTCAGGAACTGAACCACTACCTGCAAACCTACCTGAAGCAATTCGAAGCATACGCAGAACAAAAAGGAATCATTTTACATTATAAAGGCACTCCAGAGCCATTGGAGGTATGGATAGACCGTAACAAGATAGATTCTATCTTGCGCAATCTCATCAGCAATGCCTTAAAATATACACCGGGCGGAGGAAATATCAATGTAGAGGCCGGGCATACCAAAAACCGTTGGACACTGTCCATACAAGACACCGGTATAGGCATTCCGAAAGAAGACCAAAAGAAATTATTCCGCTTTCTTTTCCGCGGTCAGAATGCCACCAACCAGCTCATTACCGGTTCAGGCATCGGGATGCTACTCACCTATCGCCTAATCCGGAATCATGAAGGCAAGATAAACTGCACCAGCACAGAAGGTGTAGGAACGACCTTTACCTTGAGCTTTCCCATTCGAAGCGAACACTTTCAATACCGTACAGAAGATACTCCCAGCGGAGTCTTATCCGAAGGGAAAAAGCCGGCAGAAGTGTTTGGAGACATGACACACAACGAGCCACAAAAGCCAGACAGCAAACTTCCTCTTATCCTGATAGTGGAAGACAATACCGGACTGCGCACATTCTTGGCAGAAAGCCTTGCTGACACCTACCGTACAGAAGAAGCCGGCAACGGACAAGAAGCCCTTGATAAAATACACGCCACACCGCCCGACCTTGTCATTTCCGATGTGATGATGCCTGTCATGAACGGTGAAGAAATGTGCAGCATCCTGAAAAGCAATATGGAGACCAGCCACATCCCTGTTATCCTGCTTACGGCACTCGGCACTCGCGAAGACATTTTACGAGGATTGCAGACCAAAGCGGATATGCACATTGTAAAACCTTTCGATCTCACCGTACTGAAAGCCAACATCAGCAATTTACTGGAGAACCGTGAACTAATCCGCAAAAAGCTGAAACAAGCCTCAATAGATATGGAACCTCCTGCAGAAGACACGCTTCTCCTGCCGGAATTGGATAAGGAATTCATTCACAAAGTCACTACTTTCATTAAAGAAAACCTGGAAGGCGAACTGACTGTAGATGCCATCTGTGCAGAAATGAATATGAGCCGCACCAGCTTTTACAACAAGATGAAAGCCCTCACCGGCATCCCGCCCAATGAGTTCATCCGCAACATCCGCATGCAGGAAGCTGCTATCTTGCTGAAGACCCAACGATATACGGTGGCAGAAGTTTCAGACCGTATGGGATTTGCAGATCCGAAATACTTCGCGGATGCATTCAAAAAGTTCTACGGCGTTCCGCCCAGTGTGTATAAGAAAAACGATTTCACGGCAGAGGACACAGAGGAAATTAAAGGATAAAAATCTCCGCGCTACTCTGTACAGCCGTGACAAATAATCAAGAACCAAACCATAAAAAAACAAATATGAACTTTTATATCAAATCATTTCTCATCTTTACCCGCATCGGAATGTTCACCATTGGAGGAGGATATGCCATGGTGCCCCTGATAGAAGATGAATTGGTAGACAAACGAAAATGGATTACGCACGAAGACTTCCTCGACCTGATGGCATTGGCGCAAACTGTGCCGGGCATCTTCGCAGTCAACATTGCCATTTTCATCGGTTACAAGTTACGCCGCTTTTGGGGAGCTTTCTGGATGGCATTGGGCACTATCCTGCCCTCATTTCTCGTCATCCTTGCCATTGCTCTTTTCTTCCAGCAATTCAAGCACTACCCTGCAGTGGAAAGCGTATTCAAGGGCATCCGCCCCGCCGTAGTGGCACTGATAGCTGCCCCTACGTTCAAGATGGCAAAATCGGCACGCATCAATCGTTACAATGTATGGATTCCCGTAGTTTCCGCTCTTCTTATCTGGCTTTTAGGTTTCTCCCCCATCTATGTCATTATCCTAAGCGGATTAGGAGGATACATCTATGGGAGGTTAAAATTTAAACGTTGAAAATTAGAAGTTTGCATACACCGGCTCAAACATCAACCATTCACTATTAATTATTAATTATTAATTATTAACTATTAATTATCCAAATGCTTTTCCTGCAACTTTTTTATGCGTTCTTCAAAATCGGCCTCTTCGGATTCGGAGGAGGCTATGCCATGATTTCCATGATACAAGGTGAAGTAGTAACCCGTCACCAATGGCTCACTTCAACCGAGTTTACCGATATTATCGCCATCAGCCAAATGACTCCCGGCCCTATCGGAATTAACTCAGCCACATACGTAGGCTACTCGGCAGTTGTCAATGCAGGTTATTCACACACTATCGGAATTTTAGGTTCCATCATAACCACCGGAGCCGTAGTGTTGCCTTCGTTCATACTAATGGTACTTATCAGCCGCTTCTTTCTCAAATACCAAAAACATCCTGCCGTAGCCGCAGTATTCAATGGATTACGTCCTGGCGTAGTGGGCTTGCTGGCAGCAGCAGCCTTAGTATTAATGAATGGCGAAAACTTCGGTACTGATTATTTGCAAATCATTGTCAGCACGGTACTGTTTGTGGCAACCTTCATCACTTCCTATTACTATAAGACCAATCCCATACTCCTGATTGTAGCAAGCGGCATAATAGGATACATCATTTATGGTCAATAAGCAAACGCTGAAATACATTCATACACAGAAACAATTTAGGCTGTAACGTCTGATAAACATTTCGTTACAGCCTAAATCAAATAGCATCTCATTTATGCTTCCTTTGCTACGCCTGCACTCTCCTTGACTGTCCACATTTTGTAACTGTCAATCTGGCATGCTATAACCCATGATGACACATTCACTTATCGAATTGTATTGTATGCTCGTACCAGCACTTCATCCTTGCCAATAGCCCGAATGGCAAGCCAATTCAAAATAATACATACAAACGGCAAACAAACAGACCATGAAGGAGTAAAGCTACCGTATGCAGACAAGGTAGAAACAGCAAATACCGCACATGTGATGTAATACCCTACCAACACAATGCTGCTGAAAACAGTCAAGCGGATTTGCAACATGCGCTTCTTATATAAGAAAATGGTCACAAACGACAATGCCGTTGAAATAAGCAACAAAACAAACAATGCCCACGGCGTATAATCGGAAGCGCCGTCTGCCGTTGTCACACATAAATTGGACATTTCCGCTACACTGGTTTCGGTATAAAAATGTCCGACTGACACCGACATCATGATAATCAAGAGAACAAAAACAATAAATAAATAAACAGACTGAATACGCTGTATCATAATCGATTCCTTACCTAAAATTATACAAATAAAAAACACAGAAGCGTATTCTCTTCCTTCTTGCAGGATGCGGCAATACGTTTCTGTGTCGTTTAATCAAACTAATTATTGCAATTTTTCTTTTTCTTTCGCCGGATTCCGATAATACACCTTACCTTCGATGTATTCTTGCGTAGCAATCAGCGTCGGCTTCGGAAGTTTCTCATAATAACGTGAAATTTCAATCTGCTCTCTGTTCTCAAAGACTTCTTCCAAGTTATCGTTATACGAAGCAAACTCCTGCAATTTCTTCGACAAATCGTTCTTCATCTCCACGCCTATCTGGTTCGCACGTTTACCGATAATGGCTACGGTTTCATAGATATTGCCGGTATCTTCACACAATTCCATTACATTACGGGTGATGGTATTGGTAGGAGCATTTGTTTTTTTGTAATCCATAATTTTACTTTATTATAAACCTAAATTAATCTTCCTCTTTCACATATTGGCTGGCATCCTTATAAATAGCCTCCACTTCTTTGATGTACTTGCTTTCGGGATACTCGTTCTTGAACGCATAATATTCATCAATGGCATCACGCATACGTTCCTCTTTCTTTTCGAGCACACTCTCTTTTGCCATATCGTACTTGGCACGTAAAATCAAGATAGAAAGGTCTTCCCTTCTCTTCGTATAAGGATAATCACGCAGCACGTTTTGGGCAGTTACTACCGCTGCCAGATAATTGTTACCTGTACTGCTATACGATGTATTTCCTGTATATGACCCCAAATCATAATACAACTTAGCCGACAAATATTCTTTTTCCACCAACTTATCCTGCAATTCATAAATCATGTTCTGAGCCAAATCCTTTCTGGAACTGGTCGGAAAATATTCGATGAACATCTGCAATTCATCAATTGCCTTATACGTGCTAGTCTGGTCCAAACGAGGTTCAGGCGTATCCAAATACAATGATTTTCCACAAAAGAAACGAGCCAATTCGGTATACGTTCCACGCGGATAAGTGGTATAATAAACATTAAAATAGTGAGAGGCAGAGATATAGTCACCTTGATTGAAATACGTCATAGCCAGCATGTATGCCGACTCTTCCGCATTACTCGTCCCCTTCAAGATAGGAATCAGCTCTTCCAACAAGGTAGCAGCCCTGCTATTCTGCCCTTTAGCAAAATATCCTTTCGCCGCCTCATATTTATATTCATAATCCGTGCTTTTCAGCACCGTATTATACTCACCGCACGAAGAAAGCATCGTCACGGAAAGCATCGATAGAATGATGTACTTTTTCATGTTTATCCATATAGTTGTGCAAAAGTACGGCTTTCCCTTGAATAATGCAATATCTCAATGTTTTTTAATATAAAAATTCTCCTTCCACTTCATTTTGATGAAAAATATTATGTAATTTTACACACTTTTCTAATCATAGCAAGTTATGAACTTTGAACTCGTATCAGACTATCAGCCGACAGGCGACCAACCGGAAGCTATCGCACAATTGACCGAAGGAGTGAAAAACGGCGTTCCTGCCCAAACTTTACTGGGAGTTACAGGTTCAGGAAAAACATTCACCATCGCCAATGTCATCAAGAATATCAACAAGCCCACACTCATATTAAGCCACAACAAAACACTTGCAGCCCAACTGTATGGTGAATTCAAGAATTTCTTTCCGCATAATGCAGTAGAATATTACGTGTCTTACTATGACTATTATCAGCCGGAAGCCTACATCCCTTCCACTGATACGTATATAGAAAAGGATTTGGCCATCAATGGCGAAATAGATAAATTAAGACTGGCTGCTACCTCTGCCCTTTTATCAGGAAGAAACGATGTGGTAGTCATTTCATCCATATCCTGTATCTACGGCATGGGGAACCCCGCCGATTTTTACAACAACGTCATCGAAATCAAAAAAGGGAAAAAACTGGACCGGAACGTTTTCTTGCGCAAATTGGTAGACAGCCTGTATGTCCGGAATGACCTGGAACTGAACCGAGGCAATTTCCGGGTAAAAGGAGACACGGTAGATATATTTCTAGCATATACAGACAGTGCCCTGCGGGTAATGTTTTGGGACGATGAAATTGATGCCATAGAAGAAATCGACCCTATTTCGGGACACCGGATAAACGAATATGACGAATACAAGATTTATCCTGCCAATCTGTTCATGACGACCAAGGAAAGCGTGCTTCGCGCCATCCATCAAATAGAAGATGATTTAACCAAACAAGTAGCCTGGTTTGAGGAACAAGGGAAAAACTACGAAGCCAAACGGTTGTATGAACGGGTTACATACGACATGGAAATGCTTCGCGAATTAGGGCATTGCTCAGGCATTGAGAATTATTCCCGCTATTTTGACGGCAGAGAACCCGGCACACGCCCGTATTGCCTTCTCGATTTCTTCCCGAAAGATTTCCTGATGGTTATTGACGAAAGCCACGCCAGCGTCCCTCAAATCCGTGCCATGTACGGAGGCGACCGCGCCCGAAAAGAAAACTTAATCAAATATGGTTTTCGCTTGCCTGCCGCAATGGACAATCGCCCTTTAAAGTTTGAAGAATTTCAAGAATTGGCAAAACAGATTATTTATGTCAGTGCCACACCGGACGACTATGAGCTGGAA
The Phocaeicola salanitronis DSM 18170 genome window above contains:
- a CDS encoding DUF4293 domain-containing protein, which codes for MIQRIQSVYLFIVFVLLIIMMSVSVGHFYTETSVAEMSNLCVTTADGASDYTPWALFVLLLISTALSFVTIFLYKKRMLQIRLTVFSSIVLVGYYITCAVFAVSTLSAYGSFTPSWSVCLPFVCIILNWLAIRAIGKDEVLVRAYNTIR
- a CDS encoding outer membrane protein assembly factor BamD, which codes for MKKYIILSMLSVTMLSSCGEYNTVLKSTDYEYKYEAAKGYFAKGQNSRAATLLEELIPILKGTSNAEESAYMLAMTYFNQGDYISASHYFNVYYTTYPRGTYTELARFFCGKSLYLDTPEPRLDQTSTYKAIDELQMFIEYFPTSSRKDLAQNMIYELQDKLVEKEYLSAKLYYDLGSYTGNTSYSSTGNNYLAAVVTAQNVLRDYPYTKRREDLSILILRAKYDMAKESVLEKKEERMRDAIDEYYAFKNEYPESKYIKEVEAIYKDASQYVKEED
- a CDS encoding hybrid sensor histidine kinase/response regulator transcription factor, coding for MLNKFFILIGMILMSLFPINAQIFKYIGMDNGLSSRRVLSIEQGKQYYIWILTHKGADRYDGKRFTHYNLCREGKALNFYPNLNILHTSQDKTVYEIGKDGFLFRYDERKDSFLLMFDLKQRYPEFKKRPVSAIYMDNTDRIWFCIDQQIVLYDVHKKHSYKSKHPFNGKITCITQVNDTEFYLTTERQVGKIHLKENQIQDTELINLPSLQLIDYIYYHRPSSKLIINSLLDKLFIYNPQNGKLTSMGESMKDIGINKIIPDRLHPDILYIATDGKGVYRLDVSHEHLAPFLCEDPHTPNKMNGNIIKDIYQDLSGRLWNVVYPTGLTVYSEQYPSYKWVKHSPNNPRSLANNCINAILEDADGDIWYATSNGISCYKKDTRQWMNFLTDEAQTDDESENRIFTSLCEVKPGLVLAGGYMSGIYMIDKHTQATTFYQQHSVTPDEGPDKYIRCIYRDTDGFVWTGGFYRLKTHNPQAHTTTEYNIGYPVTTIQQRDEHSLWIGTINGVYIFDKRNQNFRPLENDQMGCVNVVYTDSAQNTYIGTYGNGLFVLPKNKTEFIHYHTENSGIGSDNIYSIVSDRNGNLYIGTENGLCFFDPMERTFTNWTKEQGLLAASFNPNAAIHTHDGTLIFGSNDGAIVLHDNIKLPNEFYNHIVFTDLKIMYRTVHPDEKDSPLSRPLDQTEQIKLRYDQNTFSLNVSSINFDNPSNVAYTWKLEGFYDQWSPATTDGLIQYTNLSPGNYTLRVQAILTDSHQLIEERDIRILIGRPAWLTFWAFLGYALIIIGITWLIVRIKMIRHEKQVSQEKINFFVHTAHDIRTPLTLIKAPLGEILKDEPLSEQGVRNLNLAMQNTENLSELANNLINFQKESYYSPQATVSRQELNHYLQTYLKQFEAYAEQKGIILHYKGTPEPLEVWIDRNKIDSILRNLISNALKYTPGGGNINVEAGHTKNRWTLSIQDTGIGIPKEDQKKLFRFLFRGQNATNQLITGSGIGMLLTYRLIRNHEGKINCTSTEGVGTTFTLSFPIRSEHFQYRTEDTPSGVLSEGKKPAEVFGDMTHNEPQKPDSKLPLILIVEDNTGLRTFLAESLADTYRTEEAGNGQEALDKIHATPPDLVISDVMMPVMNGEEMCSILKSNMETSHIPVILLTALGTREDILRGLQTKADMHIVKPFDLTVLKANISNLLENRELIRKKLKQASIDMEPPAEDTLLLPELDKEFIHKVTTFIKENLEGELTVDAICAEMNMSRTSFYNKMKALTGIPPNEFIRNIRMQEAAILLKTQRYTVAEVSDRMGFADPKYFADAFKKFYGVPPSVYKKNDFTAEDTEEIKG
- the uvrB gene encoding excinuclease ABC subunit UvrB; translated protein: MNFELVSDYQPTGDQPEAIAQLTEGVKNGVPAQTLLGVTGSGKTFTIANVIKNINKPTLILSHNKTLAAQLYGEFKNFFPHNAVEYYVSYYDYYQPEAYIPSTDTYIEKDLAINGEIDKLRLAATSALLSGRNDVVVISSISCIYGMGNPADFYNNVIEIKKGKKLDRNVFLRKLVDSLYVRNDLELNRGNFRVKGDTVDIFLAYTDSALRVMFWDDEIDAIEEIDPISGHRINEYDEYKIYPANLFMTTKESVLRAIHQIEDDLTKQVAWFEEQGKNYEAKRLYERVTYDMEMLRELGHCSGIENYSRYFDGREPGTRPYCLLDFFPKDFLMVIDESHASVPQIRAMYGGDRARKENLIKYGFRLPAAMDNRPLKFEEFQELAKQIIYVSATPDDYELEQSEGIVVEQVIRPTGLLDPIIEIRPSMNQVDDLMEEIQQRIERQERILVTTLTKRMAEELTEYLLQHGIRCTYIHSDVETLERVKIMEDLRQGIYDVLVGVNLLREGLDLPEVSLVAILDADKEGFLRSHRSLTQTAGRAARNVNGKVIMYADRITDSMQQTIDETNRRRAKQLAYNEAHGITPKQIKRAYNNILLEQTESESSTSKPKAYTDAPAQMYAAADPIVQYMSKEQLQKSINRTRKLMQEAAKKLDFIEAAQYRDELLRLEDQLKGK
- a CDS encoding chromate transporter; its protein translation is MLFLQLFYAFFKIGLFGFGGGYAMISMIQGEVVTRHQWLTSTEFTDIIAISQMTPGPIGINSATYVGYSAVVNAGYSHTIGILGSIITTGAVVLPSFILMVLISRFFLKYQKHPAVAAVFNGLRPGVVGLLAAAALVLMNGENFGTDYLQIIVSTVLFVATFITSYYYKTNPILLIVASGIIGYIIYGQ
- a CDS encoding DNA-directed RNA polymerase subunit omega; its protein translation is MDYKKTNAPTNTITRNVMELCEDTGNIYETVAIIGKRANQIGVEMKNDLSKKLQEFASYNDNLEEVFENREQIEISRYYEKLPKPTLIATQEYIEGKVYYRNPAKEKEKLQ
- a CDS encoding chromate transporter, coding for MNFYIKSFLIFTRIGMFTIGGGYAMVPLIEDELVDKRKWITHEDFLDLMALAQTVPGIFAVNIAIFIGYKLRRFWGAFWMALGTILPSFLVILAIALFFQQFKHYPAVESVFKGIRPAVVALIAAPTFKMAKSARINRYNVWIPVVSALLIWLLGFSPIYVIILSGLGGYIYGRLKFKR